CATTCATTGGAATATTTGCTCCAAAGTTTATCCCATTCCGCAATTTCCGCTTTGGTTTTCTTTTGCGCGAATAACAAACTCGTTTTGGTGGAAGTAAACGGCTCAAAAGTAAGCTGCGGAAGCGAAACCACCGCTTTGATCTTAAAATACTTGTAAATGAAAAGACGGATATATTTGTTTTCTGTCGTATCAAAGACGCTTTCCGGCAAAACAACGCCAAATCGCCCATTTGGCTTGAGCAGTTGATACCATCGTTCAATAAATAGATTTTCTGAATTTTTCTTGCCGCCAAAAAGGAATATGCTTTTAAGATTTTCAATAGTGTCTTTGTCCAAAGAAACGCTAAACGGCGGATTGGTGATAACCACGTCAAAAGAATTATTCACGGGTTTTTGGTATGAATTATCTTCCACGGTATTTGTCAAAGTATTTTCGCCGGATGCTTTGATATATTTGTTAAATTTTGCCAAACCATCTCCTTTTTCACTGCCGACAAAAATATTCGCAGAACCATCTCCGTGTAATACCATATTCACCTTGACGGATGTTCCAAGATCCGGATTTATCTCGCTTCCATAAATATATTTATCCGCCCATTTATTTTCATAATCATCGGGATAAAAATTATTCTTTATGAATGACTGCACGTTTCTGGCAGTGTCTAATTTTTCAGGACAAATTCTTTTCACGACATTTGTCACAAATTTCATATATTCAATCAAAAATGTTCCACTACCAGCACTTGGATCAATCACATAAGGGACCTTTTGCTCCGTATTAATACTTTTGATCGTCAATTTATCAATCTGTAGGCCCCAAAGTAAAAACTTCACAATATTAATGTGAGTAAAAAATTGTCCTTTATTTTGTTTAAATCCTTCTCTAATGATTCCTTCAAAAAAATCTCCCAAAATATCTTTGCCGTCAAAACTATTTTTTCCGCTTACAAAAGAGTATCCTTCTAATTCTGACACTGTATATTTCAACTTCGAAAGGGAAAATTTGCTTCTGTTTATTACAAAACTTTCGCTTATTTCATCTTTATTTGTTATGTTTAATATGTTTTTTAATGCCCTTCTATATAAATCATTTATCCTTTTATATATATCCTCATTGTTTTCAAAACTTTCACCGCCCTTGAATGAAAAAATTTGAAAATCATATTTTTCTCCTTGTCCTTTCTCGCTTTCATCTTGAATTTTCGCCAACATCAACCTAGTTAGAGATGCGAAAATCTCATTATCATCCGTACCGCCACCACCCCAAAGCACATTGTGGAGATTTTTTCGAAGACCATCTAATTGTTCGTGAGTAAAATTGGTGTCTAAATCCTTTTTACCACCTTTAATATAAGGTTCTTTTTGGGCTTTCCCATATCTTTCCGGCAATTCATCGGCAAATTCCCTAGCTTCTTTCCACGCGCTAAAAGATTTAAATTTCTCATAGTCAATTAAAATACACTTATCTTTTATTTCTTTTCCTATAATTTCAACGGTATAAAGAACAAGATATTTCACATTTTTGCCCTGACCTTGCTCTTGCGAGGCGAGATTAAAAAGTTGTTTTTCAATAACCTCATCTTTGTCTTTTTCATAATCTTGCGGACTTTTGAGTTCGATATATAAAAAGGCACCTCCTTTATCGTCCCTGACAATTATATCTATTCTAGGTTTATTTACTTTTGGCCTTCCAATTTCGTACTCTTTTTCAAGTTCAATATTTTCCTCTTTATATCCCAATTCGTTGACTAATTTAGTTATGAGATAACCTCTAACAAGCTCTTCATCGCCGGAAATACTTTTAATATCGCGATGTTTTTTGATATTGGCTCCATATTCTGCTTTTTTCTCCCGCAAAATAAACTTTGCGACCTTCTTAGAACTATTATCTAAATAATTTATTATTGATTCTTGTGTGTTTTTGTCCATATTTTCATCTTACCACGATTTCCCTTTAAAATGCGGAGGTTTTGCTATTTTAAAGTTATCCACAGGGAAGTTGATAAGCTTACAACCTCTATGTTATAATTAAATTACAAAAACCTGTATTCTGAACTGTCACCGGATGGTGGCGTGGCTGGGACACCAGCATAGGAACGTGGTTGAGAATGGCCCCTTCGGGAGCTATTTTTTATTTAATTAAATAAGACCTTTCTCTTTAAAACTTAAAAATCCGTTTTTGCCGACAATAATATGATCAATCACTTCAATTCCTAAAATTTTGCCGGCCTCGGTGAGGCGTCTGGTGATTATTAAATCGTCTTGTGACGGTTCCGGATCGCCAGAAGGGTGATTGTGGGCGACAATAATGTACGCGGCAAGGTTCTTTACGGCTGACGCAAAGACTTCTCGTGGGTGCACAAGTGATGAGTTTAATGTCCCAACTGAAATATCTTTGACGCTAAGTAAATCATTACGAGAACCTAATAAGAGGGCCACGAAATGCTCTTTGTTTTCCCTGCCTAATTTTTCTTTGAGATAATTTACTACTGCCTGCGGAGAGGTTAAAGAAATTTTCTTTGGAATTTTTTCCTTTGCATATCGTTCTGAAATTGCTTGAAAAAGTTTTAGACCAAATGCGTTAGACGGGCCGATGCCTTTAATCTGCCGTAATTCGTCAAACGAAGCGTCAAGCGCTCCGCGCAATCCGCCAAACTTCTTAATCGCCTCTTTTGCCATCTGCTTGCAATCTCTTAGTGGAGTGCCTAAGGTTAAAAGTAATTCCACTATTTCATAATTAAGAAATCCATCAAGCCCTCCTTGCAAAAATCTATCCCTCAATCGTTTTCTATGTCCAATCCCCTTATGTTTCTGCTCAATTTTCGGCAAATCTTTTATTCTCGCCATATCCTCATTATTTTACCACGATTTTTATTTGAAATTTTCTCCGATTTTCCAAACGCCTTTTTCCCTGAAGGCCGGAATGTTCTGACGGCGCGCGGCGTTGGTCATTGCCGGAGCGGACTTGCCGTGTTTCTTGGTATATTCGGATAAAGTGATAATTTTTTCTCCCTTAAGATAAGTGATTCTCTTATGAAGCGACTCCGCAAGAACAAGGGTCATCACTTTTTCCATTGTCTTGGTATTTTTGCTGTCCCGATAATCGTTAAACGACTTGTAATATTCTTTTTTGTCTTTGTCGCGGATAATAACCATGGGAAAACCGAGCCACAGGAGCTGGGAGCAAACAAGTATCCGGCCAATACGGCCGTTGCCGTCATTGAATGGGTGAATAGTTTCAAAATCCAAATGGAACTTGGCAACCCTATCAAGAAAATAAGCGGACAAATTGCTAGTGTATTCAATGAGAATCGCTTCAATCATTTTCTCGACATGTTCCGGAGCCGGAGCGACATAGTCCCCAACCCGGACATACTCGCCAAGTTTTCTAAACCGGCCGGCGACTTTGTCGTCAATTCC
The sequence above is drawn from the bacterium genome and encodes:
- a CDS encoding N-6 DNA methylase codes for the protein MDKNTQESIINYLDNSSKKVAKFILREKKAEYGANIKKHRDIKSISGDEELVRGYLITKLVNELGYKEENIELEKEYEIGRPKVNKPRIDIIVRDDKGGAFLYIELKSPQDYEKDKDEVIEKQLFNLASQEQGQGKNVKYLVLYTVEIIGKEIKDKCILIDYEKFKSFSAWKEAREFADELPERYGKAQKEPYIKGGKKDLDTNFTHEQLDGLRKNLHNVLWGGGGTDDNEIFASLTRLMLAKIQDESEKGQGEKYDFQIFSFKGGESFENNEDIYKRINDLYRRALKNILNITNKDEISESFVINRSKFSLSKLKYTVSELEGYSFVSGKNSFDGKDILGDFFEGIIREGFKQNKGQFFTHINIVKFLLWGLQIDKLTIKSINTEQKVPYVIDPSAGSGTFLIEYMKFVTNVVKRICPEKLDTARNVQSFIKNNFYPDDYENKWADKYIYGSEINPDLGTSVKVNMVLHGDGSANIFVGSEKGDGLAKFNKYIKASGENTLTNTVEDNSYQKPVNNSFDVVITNPPFSVSLDKDTIENLKSIFLFGGKKNSENLFIERWYQLLKPNGRFGVVLPESVFDTTENKYIRLFIYKYFKIKAVVSLPQLTFEPFTSTKTSLLFAQKKTKAEIAEWDKLWSKYSNEWSNLKTRCENLLAVYLDGKDRKKLPSIKDLKEAQEKEILARMLKNYLETGDKKLSAKALIEKYADELKELCKYDNDIKDVFGFVNSWWVFGEVAKELNYKIFMAEVENIGYKRTKRGEKPMPNELYRVNDKGEVLVDDGVMKTALDYMRKIEWE
- the radC gene encoding DNA repair protein RadC, whose translation is MARIKDLPKIEQKHKGIGHRKRLRDRFLQGGLDGFLNYEIVELLLTLGTPLRDCKQMAKEAIKKFGGLRGALDASFDELRQIKGIGPSNAFGLKLFQAISERYAKEKIPKKISLTSPQAVVNYLKEKLGRENKEHFVALLLGSRNDLLSVKDISVGTLNSSLVHPREVFASAVKNLAAYIIVAHNHPSGDPEPSQDDLIITRRLTEAGKILGIEVIDHIIVGKNGFLSFKEKGLI
- a CDS encoding Fic family protein, which produces MAITNPIKNKIQALKSEYDTLRKGKESLLVMIDEAEVSESVYNSNAIENSTLTLKETEKILLDMEISRNVSLREVFEAKNLERVISYIRNKSKETEINKETILLLHQMLIGGIDDKVAGRFRKLGEYVRVGDYVAPAPEHVEKMIEAILIEYTSNLSAYFLDRVAKFHLDFETIHPFNDGNGRIGRILVCSQLLWLGFPMVIIRDKDKKEYYKSFNDYRDSKNTKTMEKVMTLVLAESLHKRITYLKGEKIITLSEYTKKHGKSAPAMTNAARRQNIPAFREKGVWKIGENFK